The Methanobacterium lacus genome includes a region encoding these proteins:
- a CDS encoding carotenoid biosynthesis protein: protein MDILLYLNWFIVLVSIILIFLFKPTKLKKTVYPMYFAFFVVTFFCYLFTLMGSKVLIINMLGALWTYTAFGLVLIHSSLSLGNRKTIVFFIIALIIGLVSELLAVKYGYLGRYYYNPELRPFFFGMVPIMSVFSWATIIYLSYTISNLMLKAGIKKPDLKGNKLHWLILIILLSSISGFVATSIDMILDPVVVAGQGWIWIDGGPYYGIPINNFVGWFFVTFIATFLFRLYESVKPKNDGSLTKGSFFTTLSMILLFVMYFFIYAVSAFKMGSPEYILIGVTTMGPLILITLLITVLKFSGKKLEQNNRS from the coding sequence ATGGATATCCTGCTCTACTTGAATTGGTTCATTGTATTGGTTTCGATAATTCTAATTTTCCTATTTAAACCAACGAAGTTGAAAAAAACAGTCTACCCCATGTACTTCGCATTTTTTGTGGTGACCTTCTTTTGCTATCTATTTACCTTGATGGGCTCGAAGGTACTGATCATTAACATGTTGGGTGCACTCTGGACTTACACAGCCTTTGGTTTAGTTTTGATCCATTCCTCCTTGTCACTTGGAAACAGGAAAACCATTGTATTTTTCATTATCGCCCTGATCATTGGGTTAGTATCAGAATTGTTAGCTGTTAAGTATGGATACCTTGGAAGGTACTACTACAACCCAGAATTAAGGCCCTTCTTCTTTGGAATGGTGCCTATAATGTCCGTATTTTCATGGGCAACGATTATTTACCTATCCTACACCATTTCAAATCTGATGTTGAAGGCCGGGATTAAAAAACCTGATTTAAAGGGGAACAAACTTCATTGGTTAATCTTAATAATTTTACTCTCATCAATAAGCGGTTTTGTTGCTACAAGCATTGATATGATCCTTGATCCTGTAGTTGTTGCAGGTCAGGGTTGGATCTGGATAGATGGAGGACCATACTACGGGATACCCATCAACAACTTTGTGGGATGGTTTTTCGTAACATTTATTGCAACCTTCCTGTTCAGACTCTATGAATCTGTCAAACCTAAAAATGATGGTTCCTTAACCAAAGGTTCCTTCTTCACCACCCTAAGTATGATCCTGCTGTTTGTCATGTACTTCTTTATTTACGCAGTTTCAGCTTTCAAAATGGGAAGCCCGGAGTATATATTGATTGGTGTAACAACAATGGGGCCTTTAATATTGATAACCCTCTTAATAACTGTTTTAAAGTTTTCAGGAAAAAAATTGGAACAGAATAACAGAAGTTAG
- a CDS encoding flippase translates to MNTVQKISKNVGLVFVSQILTYVLAFFTVIYTARYLGAGGFGILSLALSIGSIFAVFMDMGLSTLIVREISRDKSLSGKYIINSIVMKLILSILTLGLVVVTVHLLGYNPLESLIIYLIAISMAISSFYIFLNAVFQAEEKMEYLSLANILNSIILLAGTILGVYLGLSIVYFALIYIFTSIIVLIYCVTVYVKKFLNIKLELDLGFWKPTLRESWSFGLISLSYMLYTYVDSIMLSILKGAEAVGWYSASYRLMYIALIIPNAINIAIFPVMSRLYTNASKNSLNLLNERYFKYMMVLGIPLGIGTSLLAKPIILLLYGTEYYPSIITLQILVWAIVFTFAGASYIQLLQSTNKQLIITKISLVCLVLNVILNLILIPSYSYVGASFATIATEAVLNGYIIYVTYKLGYGTSYKVVLKDLSKIFVATVTMTIFIWYFINLNFFVVVAVAIIIYFVTLYIVRGIDDVDIEILKQIRG, encoded by the coding sequence ATGAACACAGTTCAAAAGATAAGTAAAAATGTTGGTTTAGTCTTTGTTTCGCAGATTCTAACCTATGTACTGGCATTTTTTACAGTTATTTATACAGCCAGGTATCTTGGTGCTGGTGGCTTTGGAATTTTATCCCTAGCCCTTTCAATTGGCTCTATTTTTGCAGTCTTCATGGATATGGGTTTAAGTACGCTCATTGTTAGGGAAATTTCACGTGATAAATCCCTATCAGGCAAGTATATAATAAACAGCATTGTAATGAAGCTCATTTTGTCCATTTTAACACTGGGACTGGTAGTGGTAACTGTGCACCTATTAGGTTACAATCCACTTGAAAGCCTGATAATATATTTAATAGCAATATCTATGGCAATCAGCTCATTTTACATATTTTTAAATGCAGTGTTCCAAGCAGAAGAGAAAATGGAATATCTTTCACTTGCAAACATATTGAACAGTATCATTCTACTTGCAGGTACTATCTTAGGGGTTTATTTAGGGTTAAGTATCGTATACTTTGCATTAATTTACATATTTACAAGCATAATAGTTTTAATCTACTGCGTAACTGTTTACGTTAAGAAATTCCTGAATATCAAACTTGAACTTGATCTCGGCTTTTGGAAGCCAACATTAAGGGAATCCTGGTCATTTGGATTAATATCCTTAAGTTATATGCTTTACACCTACGTTGATTCCATTATGCTGTCCATTTTAAAAGGTGCTGAAGCAGTTGGATGGTACAGTGCATCTTACAGGTTGATGTACATAGCACTAATAATTCCCAATGCAATTAATATTGCAATTTTTCCAGTCATGTCCAGACTGTACACCAACGCCTCAAAAAATTCACTGAACCTTCTAAACGAAAGATACTTCAAATATATGATGGTTTTAGGTATTCCACTTGGAATTGGAACGAGTCTACTTGCAAAACCTATTATTTTACTGCTTTATGGAACAGAATATTATCCATCTATTATTACGCTCCAAATATTGGTTTGGGCCATTGTATTCACGTTTGCTGGAGCATCCTACATACAGCTACTACAGTCCACCAACAAACAATTGATAATCACTAAAATATCCCTAGTCTGCCTTGTGCTGAATGTGATCCTCAACTTAATATTAATTCCATCCTACAGTTATGTTGGAGCAAGCTTTGCCACCATCGCTACAGAAGCCGTTCTTAATGGTTACATAATTTATGTCACCTACAAGTTGGGCTACGGTACTTCATATAAAGTAGTTTTAAAGGATTTGTCAAAAATTTTTGTGGCCACCGTAACCATGACAATTTTCATATGGTACTTCATTAACTTGAATTTCTTTGTGGTGGTAGCTGTAGCCATAATAATCTATTTCGTTACACTCTACATTGTTAGGGGTATTGATGATGTTGATATTGAAATATTGAAGCAAATTAGGGGTTAA